Proteins encoded in a region of the Diadema setosum chromosome 7, eeDiaSeto1, whole genome shotgun sequence genome:
- the LOC140230318 gene encoding endonuclease 8-like 1: MPEGPELHLASKFVTASCAGRIFGGKIVKNPVHKSCDVEFDSSAYSIGAVSRGKEMMLILTDDAGKNSASSKTDKKRGNDDKKQVKGKDKLTVPKFMKILFRFGMSGNFQFTTPDTIHKHAHLKFYTADDKPSMVLSYVDVRRFGRWEVDVDWSKERGPDPMFEYRDFRSNVVNSLSDAAFNHPICETLLNQKYFNGIGNYLRAEILYRLQIPPFEKARTVLKGLSDEPPDVKPMKGGKGAVQNGGGGDLLHLCHTVPLEVISIGAGGYTADGKASDYSDFMKWLRCYYQDGMKTLVDHNKRTIWFSGPPGPMVPKDEKSRKPRSPKKRKQEKGAGDEESNEKVKKAKEETPTAAGDSKKGKKSKVAPKTAARATAKKLAASKTPKASSKKTAAKQLLPSKSKKKKTTQPTVRKSDAGTTDETGNGKTKRAPARSSRRAKKSALGNQNCVQEMVDDKKTASRGRASRAAAPVTPGRKGKTKAAPKGNGRRQGSRRVSKK, translated from the exons ATGCCAGAGGGTCCGGAATTGCATCTTGCAAGCAAATTTGTGACTGCGAGTTGTGCAGGCCGCATATTTGGAGGGAAAATAGTCAAGAATCCAGTACACAAAAGCTGCGACGTTGAGTTCGACAGCTCGGCGTACTCTATCGGGGCAGTTTCCCGTGGGAAAGAGATGATGCTGATACTCACCGATGATGCCGGCAAAAATAGCGCGAGCTCCAAAACTGACAAGAAGCGAGGTAATGATGACAAGAAACAGGTTAAAGGCAAGGACAAGCTGACTGTTCCGAAGTTCATGAAGATTTTGTTCCGGTTTGGAATGTCGGGCAACTTCCAGTTCACGACTCCAGACACCAttcacaaacatgcacacttGAAATTCTACACAGCGGACGACAAACCCTCGATGGTGCTGAGTTACGTGGACGTTCGAAGGTTTGGCCGATGGGAGGTGGACGTAGACTGGTCTAAAGAACGTGGACCTGACCCGATGTTCGAGTATCGTGACTTCAG GTCAAATGTTGTGAACAGTTTGAGTGATGCTGCATTCAATCATCCCATCTGTGAAACGCTGCTCAACCAGAAGTACTTCAATGGAATTGGAAACTACCTGAGAGCAGAAATACTGTACAG GCTCCAAATTCCACCATTTGAGAAGGCGAGGACGGTGCTGAAAGGCCTGAGTGACGAGCCACCCGATGTCAAGCCGATGAAAGGAGGAAAAGGAGCAGTGCAGAATGGTGGAGGGGGAGATTTACTCCACCTGTGCCACACAGTACCCCTGGAAGTCATTTCTATAG GGGCTGGAGGATACACAGCTGATGGCAAAGCATCAGACTACTCGGATTTCATGAAATGGCTCAGATGCTACTACCAGGATGGCATGAAGACCTTGGTGGACCACAACAAGCGTACAATTTGGTTCTCTGGTCCACCGGGACCTATGGTGCCAAAAG ATGAAAAGTCTCGTAAGCCACGAAGTCCAAAGAAGAGGAAGCAGGAGAAAGGTGCCGGAGATGAGGAAAGTAATGaaaag GTGAAGAAAGCAAAAGAGGAGACGCCCACAGCAGCAGGGGATTCAAAGAAGGGAAAGAAAAGTAAAGTTGCTCCAAAGACTGCCGCCAGAGCTACAGCCAAGAAGTTAGCTGCATCTAAGACGCCGAAGGCATCCTCAAAGAAAACAGCTGCAAAGCAACTACTGCCATCGAagagcaagaagaagaagacaacgCAACCAACTGTTAGGAAAAGTGATGCGGGAACAACAGATGAGACTGGTAATGGGAAGACGAAGAGGGCGCCTGCAAGGTCAAGCAGGAGGGCAAAGAAATCAGCGCTGGGCAATCAAAACTGTGTGCAGGAAATGGTGGATGACAAGAAGACAGCAAGCAGAGGACGAGCATCCAGAGCAGCGGCACCTGTCACACCTGGGAGAAAAGGGAAGACCAAAGCAGCTCCCAAAGGAAATGGGAGGAGGCAGGGTAGTAGGAGGGTCAGCAAGAAATGA